The Dunckerocampus dactyliophorus isolate RoL2022-P2 chromosome 1, RoL_Ddac_1.1, whole genome shotgun sequence genome has a segment encoding these proteins:
- the cnppd1 gene encoding protein CNPPD1 — protein sequence MDFNSLFNDTAIQFSDFHEFTFLPGHQKLSERVRKRLYYGLEQDVSLEVLSSPVTDIAVEIFQKNAPSPIRKLHKKYAAHVAREACISPCAMMLALVYIERLRHRNPEYLQKISSSDLFLISMMVASKYLYDEGEEEEVFNDEWGTAGKLDVETVNNLEMNFLNAIEWSLFTESKDFFDALSQLETSIAERQGMKRGWFTYTDLCVLLEQSTWSQALTAIYQHFTKVSCMLGFLYLTSVAGLIATSTVLHQLSLCPSGHTLLPRPTQVTPAHLRTSSLHPEAPAELHHLPCCTLANQSLNCHTKVLGVGRPRRPASVLTASKTSVLYLWGSLLTSVGSACPERELDSPEAWSTASPFLPGCHTTLAQPERMLRNHSTLFGHRVSWLASIFLGGAETNPDLGMFPPVPLGHCHQHFMVPVDETRALLMPG from the exons ATGGATTTTAACTCATTATTTAACGATACAGCTATTCAGTTTTCCGACTTCCACGAGTTCACG TTTCTGCCTGGACACCAGAAGTTGTCTGAACGAGTGAGAAAGCGATTGTATTATGGCCTGGAACAAGATGTGTCTCTTGAGGTCCTCTCCTCCCCTGTGACAG ATATCGCTGTTGAAATCTTCCAGAAAAATGCCCCGAGCCCGATACGAAAACTCCACAAGAAGTATGCCGCGCATGTTGCCAG GGAGGCTTGCATTTCCCCGTGTGCCATGATGCTGGCTCTGGTTTACATTGAAAGGCTCCGTCACAGAAACCCCGAATACCTGCAAAAGATCTCCTCGTCCGACCTCTTCCTGATCTCCATG ATGGTTGCCAGCAAGTACTTGTATGATgaaggagaggaagaggaggtttTCAATGATGAGTGGGGAACAGCTGGGAAGCTGGACGTTGAAACGGTTAATAATCTGGAGATGAATTTTCTGAACGCCATT GAGTGGAGTCTCTTCACAGAGTCCAAAGACTTCTTTGATGCACTGAGCCAACTGGAGACCAG CATTGCAGAGCGTCAGGGGATGAAGCGAGGCTGGTTTACCTACACTGACCTATGTGTGTTACTGGAGCAATCAACATGGAGCCAAGCACTTACAGCCATCTACCAGCACTTTACCAAG gTTTCATGTATGCTCGGATTTTTGTACCTGACCAGTGTGGCTGGCCTCATTGCCACCAGCACTGTGCTGCACCAACTCAGCCTCTGTCCAAGCGGCCACACTCTGTTGCCACGCCCAACTCAAGTCACCCCGGCGCACCTTCgcacctccagcctccacccagAAGCTCCCGCTGAGCTCCACCACCTCCCCTGTTGCACTCTGGCCAACCAGAGTCTGAACTGTCACACCAAAGTGCTTGGAGTGGGCCGACCCCGCAGGCCAGCTTCTGTTCTGACCGCCTCAAAGACATCTGTCTTGTATCTGTGGGGCTCACTCCTCACCTCTGTGGGCTCCGCATGTCCAGAGAGGGAGTTGGATTCCCCTGAGGCCTGGTCCACTGCTTCCCCGTTTCTTCCTGGCTGTCATACCACCCTCGCTCAACCGGAGCGCATGCTGAGAAACCACTCGACTCTGTTCGGCCATCGTGTATCGTGGCTGGCCTCCATCTTCCTTGGAGGCGCTGAAACCAATCCTGACCTTGGAATGTTTCCACCTGTGCCGCTTGGACATTGTCATCAACATTTTATGGTACCTGTAGACGAGACCCGAGCTCTCCTCATGCCAGGCTAG